A stretch of the Coregonus clupeaformis isolate EN_2021a unplaced genomic scaffold, ASM2061545v1 scaf0483, whole genome shotgun sequence genome encodes the following:
- the LOC123484885 gene encoding early nodulin-75-like yields the protein MGLTLNPWLWSPGLTLNPWLWSPGLTLNPWLWSPGLTLNPWLWSPDLTLNPWLWSPDLTLNPWLWSPDLTLNPLAVVPRPHSEPPGCGLTLNPWLWSPDLTLNPWLWSPDLTLNPWLWSPGLTLNPWLWSPGLTLNPWLWSPGLTLNPWLWSPGLTLNPWLWSPGLTLNPWLWSPGLTLNPWLWSPGLTLNPWLWSPGLTLNPWLWSPGLTLNPWLWSPGLTLNPWLWSPGLNLNPWLWSPGLTLNPLAVVPRPHSEPLAVVPRPHSEPLAVVPRPHSEPLAVVPGPHSEPLAVVPRPHSEPLAVVPRPHSEPLAVVPRPHSEPLAVVPRPHSEPLAVVPRPHSEPLAVVPRPHSEPLAVVPRPHSEPLAVVPRPHSEPLAVVPRPHSEPLAVVPRPHSEPLAVVPRPHSEPLAVVPRPHSEPLAVVPRPHSEPLAVVPRPHSEPLAVVPRPHSEPLAVVPRPHSEPLAVVPRPHSELSARILVKCRAAGSWVYNLLTICVVLFQVYNLLTICVVLFQVYNLLTICVVLFQVYNLLTICVVLFQSI from the exons ATGG GCCTCACTCTGAACCCCTGGCTGTGGTCCCCAGGCCTCACTCTGAACCCCTGGCTGTGGTCCCCAGGCCTCACTCTGAACCCCTGGCTGTGGTCCCCAGGCCTCACTCTGAACCCCTGGCTGTGGTCCCCAGACCTCACTCTGAACCCCTGGCTGTGGTCCCCAGACCTCACTCTGAACCCCTGGCTGTGGTCCCCAGACCTCACTCTGAACCCCCTGGCTGTGGTCCCCAGGCCTCACTCTGAACCCCCTGGCTGTG GCCTCACTCTGAACCCCTGGCTGTGGTCCCCAGACCTCACTCTGAACCCCTGGCTGTGGTCCCCAGACCTCACTCTGAACCCCTGGCTGTGGTCCCCAGGCCTCACTCTGAACCCCTGGCTGTGGTCCCCAGGCCTCACTCTGAACCCCTGGCTGTGGTCCCCAGGCCTCACTCTGAACCCCTGGCTGTGGTCCCCAGGCCTCACTCTGAACCCCTGGCTGTGGTCCCCAGGCCTCACTCTGAACCCCTGGCTGTGGTCCCCAGGCCTCACTCTGAACCCCTGGCTGTGGTCCCCAGGCCTCACTCTGAACCCCTGGCTGTGGTCCCCAGGCCTCACTCTGAACCCCTGGCTGTGGTCCCCAGGCCTCACTCTGAACCCCTGGCTGTGGTCCCCAGGCCTCACTCTGAACCCCTGGCTGTGGTCCCCAGGCCTCAATCTGAACCCCTGGCTGTGGTCCCCAGGCCTCACTCTGAACCCCCTGGCTGTGGTCCCCAGGCCTCACTCTGAACCCCTGGCTGTGGTCCCCAGGCCTCACTCTGAACCCCTGGCTGTGGTCCCCAGGCCTCACTCTGAACCCCTGGCTGTGGTCCCAGGGCCTCACTCTGAACCCCTGGCTGTGGTCCCCAGGCCTCACTCTGAACCCCTGGCTGTGGTCCCCAGGCCTCACTCTGAACCCCTGGCTGTGGTCCCCAGGCCTCACTCTGAACCCCTGGCTGTGGTCCCCAGGCCTCACTCTGAACCCCTGGCTGTGGTCCCCAGGCCTCACTCTGAACCCCTGGCTGTGGTCCCCAGGCCTCACTCTGAACCCCTGGCTGTGGTCCCCAGGCCTCACTCTGAACCCCTGGCTGTGGTCCCCAGGCCTCACTCTGAACCCCTGGCTGTGGTCCCCAGGCCTCACTCTGAACCCCTGGCTGTGGTCCCCAGGCCTCACTCTGAACCCCTGGCTGTGGTCCCCAGGCCTCACTCTGAACCCCTGGCTGTGGTCCCCAGGCCTCACTCTGAACCCCTGGCTGTGGTCCCCAGGCCTCACTCTGAACCCCTGGCTGTGGTCCCCAGGCCTCACTCTGAACCCCTGGCTGTGGTCCCCAGGCCTCACTCTGAACCCCTGGCTGTGGTCCCCAGGCCTCACTCTGAACCCCTGGCTGTGGTCCCCAGGCCTCACTCTGAGCTCTCTGCCAGAATCCTGGTGAAGTGTAGAGCAGCAGGTTCCTGG GTGTATAACCTCCTAACCATCTGTGTGGTGTTGTTCCAGGTGTATAACCTCCTAACCATCTGTGTGGTGTTGTTCCAGGTGTATAACCTCCTAACCATCTGTGTGGTGTTGTTCCAGGTGTATAACCTCCTAACCATCTGTGTGGTGTTGTTCCAGAGTATATAA